One window from the genome of Vespula pensylvanica isolate Volc-1 chromosome 19, ASM1446617v1, whole genome shotgun sequence encodes:
- the LOC122635799 gene encoding ras-interacting protein RIP3-like isoform X4, translating into MEAEDHLAREYVQEFVLDHLDPADVKREVRMGSPNVMVNGSVVQIPGQVQAQGLALAPLTPPAHELEQPHPLYGQPHIQVQHGVLVKAPPGGAPHLTTLSHPGTPPDTPPVSASPPPLQLHRAERDPRERSGLLLHLQQPGSILQDDMQVGPGVGMGWLTQSLRQEPLDLRPHCPQEQAQEPHHEGWSSSTANHHHFQELQHLPRHTRHPGGYITMSSHIEYYGGPGSGGGMLPAGGGVMQSMEDSMQGMPMQPGRPLSVCSVSSCGASGPSPAHRTANGLYSSCGPANSQEELMNDELLMSLSVRELNKRLHGCPREEVVRLKQKRRTLKNRGYAQNCRSKRLQQRHDLETTNSNLQNELQRMKVELARTQQERDLYKQRCEILRARQSHHHSHSHNHHQQQAPQPTQQQQQQQQQQPQQAQQQHQSQNQHPQQQQQPPPPQQQQQPQQQQQQQQQQQHQQQPAPASPEVYL; encoded by the exons GTACGAATGGGTTCGCCGAACGTGATGGTGAACGGAAGCGTGGTGCAAATTCCGGGACAAGTACAAGCTCAGGGCCTGGCTCTGGCGCCGTTGACGCCACCGGCTCACGAGTTAGAGCAACCTCATCCGTTGTACGGGCAACCTCATATACAGGTGCAACACGGGGTGCTGGTGAAGGCACCACCCGGTGGTGCTCCACATTTGACGACCCTTTCGCATCCAGGCACACCACCGGACACGCCGCCGGTCTCTGCCTCTCCACCCCCGTTGCAGCTGCATCGCGCCGAGCGAGATCCTCGCGAACGCAGCGGACTCCTATTGCATCTGCAACAGCCTGGATCCATATTGCAAGATGACATGCAAGTTGGTCCCGGGGTCGGCATGGGCTGGCTCACCCAATCCCTCAGGCAAGAACCGCTGGATCTGAGACCTCACTGTCCTCAGGAACAAGCGCAGGAACCTCATCACGAGGGTTGGTCCTCGTCGACCGCGAACCATCATCACTTTCAGGAGCTTCAACACTTGCCTAGACATACCAGGCATCCCG GTGGGTACATCACAATGTCCAGTCACATCGAGTACTATGGCGGTCCAGGTTCAGGCGGCGGGATGCTTCCCGCGGGCGGGGGTGTGATGCAGAGCATGGAGGATAGCATGCAAGGGATGCCCATGCAACCGGGTAGACCGTTGAGCGTTTGCTCGGTCAGTTCTTGTGGAGCCAGTGGTCCCAGTCCTGCTCACAGAACTGCCAATGGACTTTACTCGAGCTGTGGACCGGCCAATTCGCAGGAGGAGCTCATGAACGACGAGCTCCTCATGTCGCTCTCCGTACGCGAATTGAACAAACGCCTCCATGGTTGCCCGCGGGAAGAG GTCGTCCGTTTGAAGCAAAAACGTCGGACTTTGAAGAATCGAGGATACGCGCAAAACTGTCGTAGCAAACGACTACAGCAACGTCACGATCTCGAGACGACCAACAGTAATCTACAAAACGAGCTTCAACGAATGAAGGTCGAGTTGGCTCGGACCCAGCAAGAGCGGGATCTCTACAAGCAACGCTGTGAAATATTGAGGGCTCGTCAAAGTCATCATCACAGTCACAGTCACAATCATCATCAACAGCAAGCCCCTCAGCCGacccagcagcagcagcagcagcagcaacaacagccgCAGCAGGCTCAGCAACAACATCAGTCCCAGAATCAACATCctcagcagcaacagcaaccaccgccgccgcagcagcaacaacagccgcagcagcaacaacaacaacaacaacaacagcagcatcaACAACAACCGGCACCGGCCAGCCCGGAGGTCTATCTATGA
- the LOC122635799 gene encoding ras-interacting protein RIP3-like isoform X3 has translation MEAEDHLAREYVQEFVLDHLDPADVKREVRMGSPNVMVNGSVVQIPGQVQAQGLALAPLTPPAHELEQPHPLYGQPHIQVQHGVLVKAPPGGAPHLTTLSHPGTPPDTPPVSASPPPLQLHRAERDPRERSGLLLHLQQPGSILQDDMQVGPGVGMGWLTQSLRQEPLDLRPHCPQEQAQEPHHEGWSSSTANHHHFQELQHLPRHTRHPGGYITMSSHIEYYGGPGSGGGMLPAGGGVMQSMEDSMQGMPMQPGRPLSVCSVSSCGASGPSPAHRTANGLYSSCGPANSQEELMNDELLMSLSVRELNKRLHGCPREEVSQVVRLKQKRRTLKNRGYAQNCRSKRLQQRHDLETTNSNLQNELQRMKVELARTQQERDLYKQRCEILRARQSHHHSHSHNHHQQQAPQPTQQQQQQQQQQPQQAQQQHQSQNQHPQQQQQPPPPQQQQQPQQQQQQQQQQQHQQQPAPASPEVYL, from the exons GTACGAATGGGTTCGCCGAACGTGATGGTGAACGGAAGCGTGGTGCAAATTCCGGGACAAGTACAAGCTCAGGGCCTGGCTCTGGCGCCGTTGACGCCACCGGCTCACGAGTTAGAGCAACCTCATCCGTTGTACGGGCAACCTCATATACAGGTGCAACACGGGGTGCTGGTGAAGGCACCACCCGGTGGTGCTCCACATTTGACGACCCTTTCGCATCCAGGCACACCACCGGACACGCCGCCGGTCTCTGCCTCTCCACCCCCGTTGCAGCTGCATCGCGCCGAGCGAGATCCTCGCGAACGCAGCGGACTCCTATTGCATCTGCAACAGCCTGGATCCATATTGCAAGATGACATGCAAGTTGGTCCCGGGGTCGGCATGGGCTGGCTCACCCAATCCCTCAGGCAAGAACCGCTGGATCTGAGACCTCACTGTCCTCAGGAACAAGCGCAGGAACCTCATCACGAGGGTTGGTCCTCGTCGACCGCGAACCATCATCACTTTCAGGAGCTTCAACACTTGCCTAGACATACCAGGCATCCCG GTGGGTACATCACAATGTCCAGTCACATCGAGTACTATGGCGGTCCAGGTTCAGGCGGCGGGATGCTTCCCGCGGGCGGGGGTGTGATGCAGAGCATGGAGGATAGCATGCAAGGGATGCCCATGCAACCGGGTAGACCGTTGAGCGTTTGCTCGGTCAGTTCTTGTGGAGCCAGTGGTCCCAGTCCTGCTCACAGAACTGCCAATGGACTTTACTCGAGCTGTGGACCGGCCAATTCGCAGGAGGAGCTCATGAACGACGAGCTCCTCATGTCGCTCTCCGTACGCGAATTGAACAAACGCCTCCATGGTTGCCCGCGGGAAGAGGTGAGTCAG GTCGTCCGTTTGAAGCAAAAACGTCGGACTTTGAAGAATCGAGGATACGCGCAAAACTGTCGTAGCAAACGACTACAGCAACGTCACGATCTCGAGACGACCAACAGTAATCTACAAAACGAGCTTCAACGAATGAAGGTCGAGTTGGCTCGGACCCAGCAAGAGCGGGATCTCTACAAGCAACGCTGTGAAATATTGAGGGCTCGTCAAAGTCATCATCACAGTCACAGTCACAATCATCATCAACAGCAAGCCCCTCAGCCGacccagcagcagcagcagcagcagcaacaacagccgCAGCAGGCTCAGCAACAACATCAGTCCCAGAATCAACATCctcagcagcaacagcaaccaccgccgccgcagcagcaacaacagccgcagcagcaacaacaacaacaacaacaacagcagcatcaACAACAACCGGCACCGGCCAGCCCGGAGGTCTATCTATGA
- the LOC122635799 gene encoding ras-interacting protein RIP3-like isoform X5, with amino-acid sequence MGSPNVMVNGSVVQIPGQVQAQGLALAPLTPPAHELEQPHPLYGQPHIQVQHGVLVKAPPGGAPHLTTLSHPGTPPDTPPVSASPPPLQLHRAERDPRERSGLLLHLQQPGSILQDDMQVGPGVGMGWLTQSLRQEPLDLRPHCPQEQAQEPHHEGWSSSTANHHHFQELQHLPRHTRHPGGYITMSSHIEYYGGPGSGGGMLPAGGGVMQSMEDSMQGMPMQPGRPLSVCSVSSCGASGPSPAHRTANGLYSSCGPANSQEELMNDELLMSLSVRELNKRLHGCPREEVSQVVRLKQKRRTLKNRGYAQNCRSKRLQQRHDLETTNSNLQNELQRMKVELARTQQERDLYKQRCEILRARQSHHHSHSHNHHQQQAPQPTQQQQQQQQQQPQQAQQQHQSQNQHPQQQQQPPPPQQQQQPQQQQQQQQQQQHQQQPAPASPEVYL; translated from the exons ATGGGTTCGCCGAACGTGATGGTGAACGGAAGCGTGGTGCAAATTCCGGGACAAGTACAAGCTCAGGGCCTGGCTCTGGCGCCGTTGACGCCACCGGCTCACGAGTTAGAGCAACCTCATCCGTTGTACGGGCAACCTCATATACAGGTGCAACACGGGGTGCTGGTGAAGGCACCACCCGGTGGTGCTCCACATTTGACGACCCTTTCGCATCCAGGCACACCACCGGACACGCCGCCGGTCTCTGCCTCTCCACCCCCGTTGCAGCTGCATCGCGCCGAGCGAGATCCTCGCGAACGCAGCGGACTCCTATTGCATCTGCAACAGCCTGGATCCATATTGCAAGATGACATGCAAGTTGGTCCCGGGGTCGGCATGGGCTGGCTCACCCAATCCCTCAGGCAAGAACCGCTGGATCTGAGACCTCACTGTCCTCAGGAACAAGCGCAGGAACCTCATCACGAGGGTTGGTCCTCGTCGACCGCGAACCATCATCACTTTCAGGAGCTTCAACACTTGCCTAGACATACCAGGCATCCCG GTGGGTACATCACAATGTCCAGTCACATCGAGTACTATGGCGGTCCAGGTTCAGGCGGCGGGATGCTTCCCGCGGGCGGGGGTGTGATGCAGAGCATGGAGGATAGCATGCAAGGGATGCCCATGCAACCGGGTAGACCGTTGAGCGTTTGCTCGGTCAGTTCTTGTGGAGCCAGTGGTCCCAGTCCTGCTCACAGAACTGCCAATGGACTTTACTCGAGCTGTGGACCGGCCAATTCGCAGGAGGAGCTCATGAACGACGAGCTCCTCATGTCGCTCTCCGTACGCGAATTGAACAAACGCCTCCATGGTTGCCCGCGGGAAGAGGTGAGTCAG GTCGTCCGTTTGAAGCAAAAACGTCGGACTTTGAAGAATCGAGGATACGCGCAAAACTGTCGTAGCAAACGACTACAGCAACGTCACGATCTCGAGACGACCAACAGTAATCTACAAAACGAGCTTCAACGAATGAAGGTCGAGTTGGCTCGGACCCAGCAAGAGCGGGATCTCTACAAGCAACGCTGTGAAATATTGAGGGCTCGTCAAAGTCATCATCACAGTCACAGTCACAATCATCATCAACAGCAAGCCCCTCAGCCGacccagcagcagcagcagcagcagcaacaacagccgCAGCAGGCTCAGCAACAACATCAGTCCCAGAATCAACATCctcagcagcaacagcaaccaccgccgccgcagcagcaacaacagccgcagcagcaacaacaacaacaacaacaacagcagcatcaACAACAACCGGCACCGGCCAGCCCGGAGGTCTATCTATGA
- the LOC122635799 gene encoding ras-interacting protein RIP3-like isoform X2, with amino-acid sequence MSCHPRHVRRVALRSSVSATTQITETPTTTHLSALPVRMGSPNVMVNGSVVQIPGQVQAQGLALAPLTPPAHELEQPHPLYGQPHIQVQHGVLVKAPPGGAPHLTTLSHPGTPPDTPPVSASPPPLQLHRAERDPRERSGLLLHLQQPGSILQDDMQVGPGVGMGWLTQSLRQEPLDLRPHCPQEQAQEPHHEGWSSSTANHHHFQELQHLPRHTRHPGGYITMSSHIEYYGGPGSGGGMLPAGGGVMQSMEDSMQGMPMQPGRPLSVCSVSSCGASGPSPAHRTANGLYSSCGPANSQEELMNDELLMSLSVRELNKRLHGCPREEVVRLKQKRRTLKNRGYAQNCRSKRLQQRHDLETTNSNLQNELQRMKVELARTQQERDLYKQRCEILRARQSHHHSHSHNHHQQQAPQPTQQQQQQQQQQPQQAQQQHQSQNQHPQQQQQPPPPQQQQQPQQQQQQQQQQQHQQQPAPASPEVYL; translated from the exons GTACGAATGGGTTCGCCGAACGTGATGGTGAACGGAAGCGTGGTGCAAATTCCGGGACAAGTACAAGCTCAGGGCCTGGCTCTGGCGCCGTTGACGCCACCGGCTCACGAGTTAGAGCAACCTCATCCGTTGTACGGGCAACCTCATATACAGGTGCAACACGGGGTGCTGGTGAAGGCACCACCCGGTGGTGCTCCACATTTGACGACCCTTTCGCATCCAGGCACACCACCGGACACGCCGCCGGTCTCTGCCTCTCCACCCCCGTTGCAGCTGCATCGCGCCGAGCGAGATCCTCGCGAACGCAGCGGACTCCTATTGCATCTGCAACAGCCTGGATCCATATTGCAAGATGACATGCAAGTTGGTCCCGGGGTCGGCATGGGCTGGCTCACCCAATCCCTCAGGCAAGAACCGCTGGATCTGAGACCTCACTGTCCTCAGGAACAAGCGCAGGAACCTCATCACGAGGGTTGGTCCTCGTCGACCGCGAACCATCATCACTTTCAGGAGCTTCAACACTTGCCTAGACATACCAGGCATCCCG GTGGGTACATCACAATGTCCAGTCACATCGAGTACTATGGCGGTCCAGGTTCAGGCGGCGGGATGCTTCCCGCGGGCGGGGGTGTGATGCAGAGCATGGAGGATAGCATGCAAGGGATGCCCATGCAACCGGGTAGACCGTTGAGCGTTTGCTCGGTCAGTTCTTGTGGAGCCAGTGGTCCCAGTCCTGCTCACAGAACTGCCAATGGACTTTACTCGAGCTGTGGACCGGCCAATTCGCAGGAGGAGCTCATGAACGACGAGCTCCTCATGTCGCTCTCCGTACGCGAATTGAACAAACGCCTCCATGGTTGCCCGCGGGAAGAG GTCGTCCGTTTGAAGCAAAAACGTCGGACTTTGAAGAATCGAGGATACGCGCAAAACTGTCGTAGCAAACGACTACAGCAACGTCACGATCTCGAGACGACCAACAGTAATCTACAAAACGAGCTTCAACGAATGAAGGTCGAGTTGGCTCGGACCCAGCAAGAGCGGGATCTCTACAAGCAACGCTGTGAAATATTGAGGGCTCGTCAAAGTCATCATCACAGTCACAGTCACAATCATCATCAACAGCAAGCCCCTCAGCCGacccagcagcagcagcagcagcagcaacaacagccgCAGCAGGCTCAGCAACAACATCAGTCCCAGAATCAACATCctcagcagcaacagcaaccaccgccgccgcagcagcaacaacagccgcagcagcaacaacaacaacaacaacaacagcagcatcaACAACAACCGGCACCGGCCAGCCCGGAGGTCTATCTATGA
- the LOC122635799 gene encoding ras-interacting protein RIP3-like isoform X1: MSCHPRHVRRVALRSSVSATTQITETPTTTHLSALPVRMGSPNVMVNGSVVQIPGQVQAQGLALAPLTPPAHELEQPHPLYGQPHIQVQHGVLVKAPPGGAPHLTTLSHPGTPPDTPPVSASPPPLQLHRAERDPRERSGLLLHLQQPGSILQDDMQVGPGVGMGWLTQSLRQEPLDLRPHCPQEQAQEPHHEGWSSSTANHHHFQELQHLPRHTRHPGGYITMSSHIEYYGGPGSGGGMLPAGGGVMQSMEDSMQGMPMQPGRPLSVCSVSSCGASGPSPAHRTANGLYSSCGPANSQEELMNDELLMSLSVRELNKRLHGCPREEVSQVVRLKQKRRTLKNRGYAQNCRSKRLQQRHDLETTNSNLQNELQRMKVELARTQQERDLYKQRCEILRARQSHHHSHSHNHHQQQAPQPTQQQQQQQQQQPQQAQQQHQSQNQHPQQQQQPPPPQQQQQPQQQQQQQQQQQHQQQPAPASPEVYL; this comes from the exons GTACGAATGGGTTCGCCGAACGTGATGGTGAACGGAAGCGTGGTGCAAATTCCGGGACAAGTACAAGCTCAGGGCCTGGCTCTGGCGCCGTTGACGCCACCGGCTCACGAGTTAGAGCAACCTCATCCGTTGTACGGGCAACCTCATATACAGGTGCAACACGGGGTGCTGGTGAAGGCACCACCCGGTGGTGCTCCACATTTGACGACCCTTTCGCATCCAGGCACACCACCGGACACGCCGCCGGTCTCTGCCTCTCCACCCCCGTTGCAGCTGCATCGCGCCGAGCGAGATCCTCGCGAACGCAGCGGACTCCTATTGCATCTGCAACAGCCTGGATCCATATTGCAAGATGACATGCAAGTTGGTCCCGGGGTCGGCATGGGCTGGCTCACCCAATCCCTCAGGCAAGAACCGCTGGATCTGAGACCTCACTGTCCTCAGGAACAAGCGCAGGAACCTCATCACGAGGGTTGGTCCTCGTCGACCGCGAACCATCATCACTTTCAGGAGCTTCAACACTTGCCTAGACATACCAGGCATCCCG GTGGGTACATCACAATGTCCAGTCACATCGAGTACTATGGCGGTCCAGGTTCAGGCGGCGGGATGCTTCCCGCGGGCGGGGGTGTGATGCAGAGCATGGAGGATAGCATGCAAGGGATGCCCATGCAACCGGGTAGACCGTTGAGCGTTTGCTCGGTCAGTTCTTGTGGAGCCAGTGGTCCCAGTCCTGCTCACAGAACTGCCAATGGACTTTACTCGAGCTGTGGACCGGCCAATTCGCAGGAGGAGCTCATGAACGACGAGCTCCTCATGTCGCTCTCCGTACGCGAATTGAACAAACGCCTCCATGGTTGCCCGCGGGAAGAGGTGAGTCAG GTCGTCCGTTTGAAGCAAAAACGTCGGACTTTGAAGAATCGAGGATACGCGCAAAACTGTCGTAGCAAACGACTACAGCAACGTCACGATCTCGAGACGACCAACAGTAATCTACAAAACGAGCTTCAACGAATGAAGGTCGAGTTGGCTCGGACCCAGCAAGAGCGGGATCTCTACAAGCAACGCTGTGAAATATTGAGGGCTCGTCAAAGTCATCATCACAGTCACAGTCACAATCATCATCAACAGCAAGCCCCTCAGCCGacccagcagcagcagcagcagcagcaacaacagccgCAGCAGGCTCAGCAACAACATCAGTCCCAGAATCAACATCctcagcagcaacagcaaccaccgccgccgcagcagcaacaacagccgcagcagcaacaacaacaacaacaacaacagcagcatcaACAACAACCGGCACCGGCCAGCCCGGAGGTCTATCTATGA